DNA sequence from the Papio anubis isolate 15944 chromosome 7, Panubis1.0, whole genome shotgun sequence genome:
AGCATTGCAAATACAAACACATTCCTGTGTGAGGCACATCACCATTTGTCAGTTAttgtaaatatgtgtatttttaagcaATAGAATTCAGCTCGTCAGTTTTCTGGGCAATCTTAGAGATGCATTTCCTGTGCTGTGGTTGTTCTCTAACCACTGTGAGTAACCCAAATAAAAATTGATTCCCCCCACtccaaaaaaatatgtatcacaaAATCATATTAATCAAAACAATGTGATACttgcacaaaaacagacacattgaccagGGGAACAGAATAGGAGCCCAGAAACAAACTCATGCATTTATGGCCAATAGATTTTTAACAAAGGTTCCCAGAACATGTAATGAAGAATACACTGttgtttcaataaatggtgttaagAAAACTAGGTATCCAAATGCAGAAGAACATGAATGTGTATGGTGTGTACCCCTatctcataccatacacaaaaatcaattcaaaatggattaaaggtttaaacataaaactgtaaaactactagaagaaaacataggggaaaagttCCACAATGTTGGTTTGGTCAAAGATTTCTTGGATATAATccccaaaacacaggcaacaaaagcaaaaatatatgggattgcatcaaactaaaaagctgctgcagagcaaaggaaacaatatgaggaagagacaacctacaagttgtgagaaaatatttgcaaagcatacatCTGATGAAAGGCTAATCTCcaaatgtataaggaactcaattcaataccaagaaaacaaataaccaagtcaaaaaatgggcaaggtcctaaatagacatttctcaaaaaaatacacacaaatggcTAACATAAAAAAGTTTGTCAtgctaattatcagggaaatgcatattaaaatgacAGTGAGATGCTacttcatacctgttagaatagctactatcaaaacaataaaagataacaagtgttgaagaggatacagagaaaagggtACCCCCGTACACTGTtgctgaaaatgtaaattaatactattatgaaaaatagatgaaagttactcataaaactaaaaatagaattactatatgatccagcaatcccacttcctTGTATATTTCCAAAGGAATTGAAGTCAGTATGCTGAAGAGATATCTCCAggctcatgttcattgcagcattactcacaataccCAAACATGCACTCAACACAGGTACctatcaacagacaaatggatgaagaaaatgtagtgtatatagacaatggaatactactctgtCTTAACAGGAAGGAAAACCTGatatttgtgacaacatgaatgaacccagaagacatcatgctaagtgaaataagccaggcatgaaaagacaaatatcacatgatctcactgatacgtggaatctaaaaaagttgaattcatagaagtagagaatggAACAGTGATTATTAGAGGCTAGGAGTTGGGGGTAGATATGGAAAAGGTAGATGTTGATAAAAGGgttcaaagtttcagttagacaaaGTTTCAGTGAACTATTGCACAAAATGGTGACTGTAATAAACAACAAGGTATCATATGTTTCAAAATGaacagagtagattttaaatgttttcaccacaaaaaaagatatgTATGTCAGTGAGATCAACCTAATCATTCCACAATttaaacatgtatcaaaacattacattataccccataaatatatacaattattattcgtcaatttaaattttttcactaATTTATATTGTTATTGTCTCACCAACTTCTTTCCATCAGGCAGATTCTCATAAAGACTATTTTCTCTCTTATATAAAGCATTTCTTACACACCTCTTAATCATGGTAGCATTGACATTATTCCACCAGATTCTATCTCCAGTGTTAAAATAATCAAGAACCCAGAAATCTCCACCAGGGGGCCACCAATGCATATCAAAGTTTCCCACTTTCCTTTAGATTTACTTAAGGGTAGCTTACGGGAAAAAATACTTAAgtatttccctttttaaagaaaaaaattatatgaattctACAAAATTATGGCAGAAAATTTAAGAAGAGCACAtgcttcccaactcattctaaagggccagcattaccttgattctaaaacaaaaaaaaaatttacaaaatccaAGATCCATTCCTGACTAAGGATGAAAGAAATTTTCagcaaactgaataaagaaaactttCTCAGCCTGTTAAAGAGTACCTATGAAAAAATTACAGCTATcattatacttaatgatgaaatattGAATACATTGTAACAGGAACAAGTCAAAGATGTCTGCTATAACTAATTCTACTCAGCATTcaacaaaatgaatataataaattcatactagaattttaaaagtaaatttctttATTCACTGACAACATAATCATCTATAAAGAAAATCCTACATaatctataaaacactgatagAACTAATAAGTTTTGCAAGTTTACAGGATATAAAGTCAAACAAAGATTATGTGCCCATAAGCTAAGAATAAACAAttgtaaattgaaataaaaaccaaCATCATTTAAAAGATCATCAGAAATATGAAACTTAGAGATAAATATAAAGTACATATGCAAAACCTGTtcaccaaaaactataaaactgaaggggtggcctgcccctccacacctgtgggcatttctcattaggtggaatgagagacttgagaaaagaaatgagacacagagacaaactacagagaaagaaaaagtgggcccaggggaccagcgctcagcatacagaggacccgcgccagcaccggtctctgagttccctcagtatttattgatcattatctttaccatctcagaaaaagggaagtagcaggacaataggatcatagtagggagaaggtcagcagaaagaaatatgaataaagatctctgtgacacgaataagtttaaggaaaagtgctgtgccttgatatgcatatgcaaacatctccattaACCTTTTTAgagcataaagagcagcattgccgctaGCACATCCGCACCTTCAgtcctaaggcggttttctccaatctcagtaaatagaacctacaatcgggttttacaccaagacattccattgcccagggacgggcaggagacaaatgcctttctctatctcaactgccaagaggccttctttcctcttatactagtcctcctcagcacagacccttcacgggtgtcaggctgggggacgatcaggtctttcccttcccacgagaccatatttcagactatcacatggtgagaaaccttggacaatacctagctttcctaggcagagggcCCTGCGACCTTctgcagtgtatgtgtccctgagTACTTAACATTAAGAGAAcggtgatgacttttaacaagcatactgccttcaggcacttgtttaacaaagcacaccctgcacagctccaaatccattaaaccttgagtcaccacagcacttGTCTCTCacaaggacagggttgggggtagggttacagattaacagcatctcaaatacaaaacaaaatggcGTCTCTTACGTCTACTTCTTTCtgtatagacacagtaacagtctgatctctctttcttttccctacacaaaacattgctaaaagaaattaaatgggCATAACATAGATGTAGAGATGTATTGAATTTATGACTCATTTTGAACAAGGAATACATACATTCATCAGATAAGAATTATGTTACAGATCTAATAACATTCTAATCAATATGTGATGTCTCATAgttcctgaatctaaaatatcaaagaaagaaacataaagtCATATCACGTTTAATGAGAAGGCCTTATTGTATCATTTATGAGATCTTCTTGTAAATCACCAGCTGCTTGCATACTCTCTTTATTGCTGCCTTCATCTCCTTATTTCTGAATGTATAGACGACTGGATTCAGAAAAGGAGTGAGAACTGCATCAAAAATAGCCAGAAACTTGTCCATCTGTGAATTAGGGTGTGGCCATGTATACACAAACACGGGTGGGCCAAAGAACAAAAGGACCACTGTGATGTGAGCTGAAAGAGTGGGAAGGGCCTTGGATGAACCACCTGAGGAATGTTTCCTAACAGTAAACAGGATGAAGATGTAGGAGATTAGAAGTATGAAGAAAGTACCCACACAGATAAACCCACTGTTGACAGTGACCATGAACTGCAATCTGTAGGTGTCAGTACAGGCTAGTCTGAGAAGCCGAGGAAGATCACAGTAGAAGCTGTCCAATACATTAGGGCCACAGAAGGGTAAATTAACAAGAAATGCCAGTTGGAACAGGGAGTGACTGACACCAAGGGTCCAGGCAACAgccagaaataaaatgcacattctTGGGCTCATAATGGTCAGATAGTGGAGGGGCTTACATATGGCCACGTATCTGTCAAAGGCCATGGCTATGAGCAGCACCATCTCCACACCACCAATGACGTGGATGAAGAAGATTTGAGCAATGCAACCTTCAAAGGAGATGACTTTGCGCTCTCTGAACAGATCATAAATCATCTTGGGAGAAGTAACAGAGCAGGCTCCTAAGTCAATGAAGGAGAGACTGGCCAGTAGAAAGTACATGGGGGAGTGTAAGTGAGGGTCAGTGGTCACAGAAAACACAATGAGGATGTTTCCGGTAATGCTTGCCACATAGAGCACAGAGGAAAACACTAGGAGGAGGAGCTGTTTCTCCCATGAATGAGTGAGTCCCAGAAACACAAACTCAGATACCACTGAGTGATTCTCGCCATCCATTGGTCCAGCCAACTGGGCTGTGGCTAAAATTATGAGAACTAAGAAAATGGGGAGGAAATTATGATTACGAAGATAATAATATGTACTAAAATCATTAATATTGCAATGTTCTCACTATGAATAAATAGTATAGTTATTCAGTTCCtcacatataaaaaataacaaaaaatcaaCATATTATAACAACATGTGAGCTGCAACCTGATTTAAACCCATCATCAATACTTTCAGTGTAATATCTGCTTTCAAATTAACAGGTTAGGTAAGGACAAAAGATTCCTGACTATCCATGAAATTCATCAGGTGTTTAAATCACCTGTGATATTGACTATTCCTCATTTCCAACATATTCCATTTGCATTTACACATATTCTCATACTTTCCGTCCCTTCCCAGTTTGTACTCACAATTCTCTGACAGAAAGTAGACATAAGAGGAAAACATGATTAACAGATGAATTATCACCTGCAGTAAGAGGTGCCTGGGACAGACTTAGTTGAGATAGGCTGTGGATTGAGACAAAATATAGAGACTGGGATATGTGAAATCGGAAAGCCCACAACTGTAAAAGAACAGAGTAAGTAGACTTTCACAAGAAATAGAATCACCACCATTATCCACTACATTTTCTCATGCTCACTGCTATTTAAGTGCCTCAGTTTCAATACAATCTTTCACAATTACGAAGCCCTAAATGGCTTCCCATCCTGCAACGATTTCATAAGGAGCCTATGCCACCTGTCATGTAAGGCTTTTTCCAtgcataataaatatgttttggagGGATTTCACCAGAGTTTCTGCTAAGATACGTCCATAAAATGGCCACAGAGGTTGTGAGAAATCTCTGCAGTTTCTCTTTGTCTGTACACATGAAGGTATTGAGGACCAGAACTTGGATTAGTTAAGATAATGTTTtaattcttctctgtctcttcctcccctTGGTATCAGCTTTTATGTTCATTGCATCCCCCACCCTTTCAAGTACACAGTACCCCCCTGCATGGTAACCTATTCTGATATTTGATATTATCATGCTTAATTTGACTGAATCCATTTGGATATTTTATCTTTAAGAAATTtgtagttttatacttttaattcaTGATAAAATTAGATTAATGTCAAACATTAATAAGTCACTTTTTAGAAGGGATATGAGCTTTCTTattgacctcaaactataaagtACAAACTGTGACACTAGAAATTTAGTCCTTTAACACATATTGTATTTATATGTgaagtggagggtgagcagaaaACAGTGTTATATTTCTCTGTGTCCAGATGGATACTCACCTCAATCATTTTCCTATAGTAGGAAGTAGTTCCCGAAAATACTTAATAGAGGTTAATTATTTTAGAAGCTGCTGAGgtacaaataaaactgctatgcTGGCATCATACATTTTTGCACCTACAGCTCCAGTTCTTCTGACACAAAGGGCCATCTTCCTGGTGCCATAATTTATCCTAGACCCCAAAACTCACAGAGGCACACATGTCATCTCTCTAATACTTGCTCACCACCACCGGCATGAGTCTCTATCCTCTTCTACACGGAGTGATTATACTGTCACCTCTGGAGCTAATAGTCCACAGTCTCAAGATGCACACTTTTTACAACCAGAAGCCTATGGACTGGGTGAAAGAGCAGAAACAGCCACAGGTACTGCCTATCAGGATAATGTAAGTCAGCATGCAAAGAACTGATCAGATGAACATGAATAGCAAGGTGATGAGGCACTGGGAAGAGGGGCAGGAAAACTCTGTAATTGCTTAAAAAGACTCAAGGCCTTCGGGAGGGAAAGCACATGTTCCCAGTGTGACAGGATAAAAATGCATATGGAATTATATAAAGACCATTTTATCCAAGTTGGTCATCATTCAGATGAAAAACGTGAGGCCTAGAAAAGTAAACTGAGTTTCCAAAATTCACACAATTGATAGAATAGGAACCAGAACCCAGGCCTCTTGATTCCTATTCCAGAAAGACAAGTTGcaataataatcaaataatatgAGCAATCAAGTAAAAAATAATCTAGTAAAAACAGCAAAACtcaaaaaagtgatttttatggTTTCCAAAACCAACCATAGATTGCTATACATAGTATCTATTATAAATACTGAATTATATAGCAGCctaacaataaatacataaagtgtGTACACAGTTAAAGATCACTGAACTAGTAAAATACAATAGTAAATAGCAACTTTTATTTGTGACGTGATTGATCATTACTGTCAGAATTTGTTTACCCATTCTTCATATTTGTTGGCTATATAACCAGTTACTACAACTGTAAAAACAACTTAAGGTCATGTTTCTGTGAAGTCCATCCTTTTggtcttaaaattttattatccTCAAAGGTCAATTACAATCTCAatcttttcttgtaattttaCCAACAATTCTCCTTCACACTGATTTGTTCTTTCTCTAATTCCTGCAAATAGAAccaaaaaaagttgaagaaatatgTATTGTACATATAACAAACATCATATGTGGTATACAATATATATCAAATGAGTAGTAAGACAAACATTTGatgagttttaaagaaaaaagtgttataGATATTGGAGGGCAGAAGATACAATTGCCATTAAGAACAGGTGGAGGAGGTTTGCCAAGGACATTGACCTGATCCTTTAGGAATTAGTGAAAATTTAATAGGAGAAGAATGAGGTGTACAATGTGTGAAAAATACCTAAATCAATATAAGAGGAGGAGACTTTTTCATATCAATGATCATTACTTCCATGTATATAATCATATTAGATACCCACATACAAATAGAAAGTGGATAGACAGTTCTTGATTGACAAGTTAGGTTAATAATCCCAGATCATGGTAAGGCCATACCTTCAAGTCAATAACCTTTATTACTTATGGTTCATTTCTCTCCCTCATGTTTTCCAATAATTTTACcatgcataataaaaataattctcatttaaaaacTTATAGTAGCCATGACTAATAATCTTCCAGTGAGAAGGTACCTAAGACTTTACAACATATTTCTTGCTGGGGATAAGATAGAATAGCATCCCAAACCTACAGCCAGCATTCAACTCATTTTTCTCGAGTCTATGGAACaatttgaaatacagaaaaagtagaacagagataaagttaaaaaaagaaaaaaatatgggaaGACTGGGAGAAAGGGGAAATTAGAAGATatgaacaattatttaaaaataaaagagatagcCTCAAAGGAGAAGAGAAGCCGCTAATCAACACTGCGGTAGGATGAAGTACAGTAGTCTCTGTTTCTGAGAACACAGGTTAAAGAGAACATACATAAAATCAGTTTCTCACCTTTAATACACTGATCTGGGGATGCTACTGACTTTGACATTGGGTTGCATTTAAAGGGGGAAAGAAAGGGCAGTCGCTTCTATTTCCTGCCCTGTTGGACTCACAGAGTTCCTGTGAAAAGCACAGAtgataacaaatgaaaatattgactTTTATACTATACAATAATATACACATGCAATTCACTGTAAAAAGTATATTTGTTATTATGATTTGAGGATCCTACCATATACTAATCAAGAGAAAGACATGTACAGAACAAAGACAGCAAGCACAGGAAATTTTTACTAGTGTGTGTTTTCCTTATGTTCTACCACCCCAGGAGCAGCTTCTGCTACTGAAGGTCACAGCAGAGTTATTTCCAAAAGTTGTGGCTCTACAGGGTGGACTTAACACATAGCTGTTTATTAACATTCAAAAGTCCAGAAACCATTTCCAAATTTTCACCTCTTTTATCTTCaaatcctaaaaatacaaaaattcacaaaCTTACTTCCGTACATTATAGTAGAAAGGTTAATAATTTGGACTTTGAGGTCGACCAGGCCTGATTTTAAATCCAGGCTCCACCACTCACTTGCTATGTTAACATAACAAATTTCCTAgacctttctgagcttcagtttccttattattGAATTAGGGATATAGGTTAGAAGGAAGACGTTCTAGTATTTGATTGTACAGCAGAGAAATTATAGTTATTGATCTGGGGATATGTAGTTAGAAGTAATAACTTCTAGTATTCAATTGTACAATGGAGAAATCATAGTGAagaataatgtattatatattctaaaatagctagcagagaaaaattacaatgttcccaacacaaagaaaagataaatatttggggtgatgaatatcccaattaccctgatttgatcattacacattgtacacgtgtatcaaaatatcacacataccCCAAAACATATACAACTatgatatatcaataaaaaacaaaaaacccaaaagaatagaaatcaaaaataaatgcataaatgcataaaatggggataataaaccTCCCTTGCTTGCTTGCTCGCTCCCTTACTctatttgtaagaaataaatgatataatataGGTAAAAATACTTAACCTCATACCTACCACATAGTATAgcacaataaatgttatttattataaaCCGAGGACTATCTACATAAGTGACTTTCAAGTATAGAAAAtgatttctcaaattttaaatacTCCCTGATTCTCAGGTACGGTCATTAGACCTGGCTTTAGGTAAAGCTCTCATGTCTGCACTTGCATTTAATCACTTAAGTATATTTCTCCCCCACCCAGAAAAAGTTGCCCCGAGGTGGACACACTAATCAAAGACTGCCTGAGAAATGCAGGAAGAAGCTTTGTCCTCTGACCAGGCTATGCTCTTTCCTTAATGGTAAGCCCTATAATCCAAAGCCATAAATTTCAATTcctcacataaaaagaaaaaaaaatgtattttatgactACTTCAGATAACACTGGGTATTTCCCTTGTCATTTAGGAataagaaatggaaggaaggtaAACGTGTAGACAGGAGAATTGGTAGATGCTTGAAAGGATTTCTGAAAACTGTTCTCATCCAGGTGTACAAATGTGTTGACCAGCCAAGGCAAAGCAGTCAAACCATACAATACCTTATCCTCAGGAAAACTGACTTTTCTCCCAAATTGcctttttcatgaaaaatataaaattctccaGTTTCAACCTCATGTTAaattttacaagtgaagaaaacAGATAGTTATGCACATCAGAAAGTTAAATGGCGCGTCAAGACCAAATTCCTAGTCACAGTTATGTTCTGTTTCCAGTATTACCTTCTCACTTATTCATTTTGTTGAAATGGATTTACTTACTATGTGTCACATATCAAGAAAGACTGAAGTCGTACAAAGCCGATCCTTATGCAATGTGCATACAAATACACATCAGGCACTTGTGATGCATATAGAAGTGAAacaaatcaggccaggtgcagtggctcacgcctgtcatcccagcactttgggaggccaaagcaatcAAAttccttgagttcaggagttcaagaagtgTAACAAATCCTCTACAATATAAGTAGAGTGAAAAGAGCTACAGTGATGAAGGAAGTCCTTATAGTGATGTGGCATTTGAgtatagccataaaaaggataaatattaCAATATACAAATATAGGGTCTAAAGAAGTCTTTTCAAGTAGATTGCAAGATATTTCAAAAATGGTAAATTTGGTGTATGTTGAAGCATACAGAGTGTCTACATCCTAAAAATCATTTTGgtgaagaagggaaaataaaataagaaaggtaGTCAAGATTCATCTGTTGCCTATCATTAGAAACTTCTCAAAGGTATATGTGAATTATCAAATACATTTAGGGAGCCAGTGAAGGTATAGGTCCAGGGAATTGAGGATGAGGCCAGTAATTAGGGAAGATGCCCCATCTATAAGTGTGATGGGTcaaatggaggaaaagaaaaacagagggaagGAGTTCGCTTAAGAGAAGATTGAAATAGAGCAGACTTGAGGAGCTACACAGAGGAACTGGGACTACACAGTTCTAGCTATAAGGCTgtagaaacagaaatggaaatactGATAAGTAAAAACCCAAAGGATTGGTGACTTATTACAGCTGGAGTGAATATGAAGGAGCATGAACTCAAAGAAAATATCAAGATTTCAGCACGAATAAATAGGACAATGGTAGGTCAATTTTTAGAGATTAGAAAGTTGAACATAAAATATGACAGGGTGGAGAAAATAGTTATGTGTATTTTAAGCAAATAAGTAATTGTATAGTAAtccacataaaaataatagatggaTGCATAAGAGTGCATAAGGTCCCTAAAGGaaataatacacagaaaaaaaaggttaaaaagcaAAGACCCAACTATAGAAACTGTCCACATTGATTATGTAAAGTaggaaaaagacacaataaaCCAGACAGAACATTgcagaggtaggaggataacCGGTGCTGGCCTCAAGGAGCCAAAATAGAAGCGGGTATCAAGAAtaaaggaggagaagagagaagaaagagagagaagagaacttCTGTGGCAGAAGATAAAGTGGGATGGTAgaataaatgagaagaaatacaagaaaattaaaacaaaatttacagaAATGTTCTACATTGTAAGTGGACAGTTCTGACCTGGCACCTTGTTGGCA
Encoded proteins:
- the LOC101018091 gene encoding olfactory receptor 4F3/4F16/4F29, with amino-acid sequence MDGENHSVVSEFVFLGLTHSWEKQLLLLVFSSVLYVASITGNILIVFSVTTDPHLHSPMYFLLASLSFIDLGACSVTSPKMIYDLFRERKVISFEGCIAQIFFIHVIGGVEMVLLIAMAFDRYVAICKPLHYLTIMSPRMCILFLAVAWTLGVSHSLFQLAFLVNLPFCGPNVLDSFYCDLPRLLRLACTDTYRLQFMVTVNSGFICVGTFFILLISYIFILFTVRKHSSGGSSKALPTLSAHITVVLLFFGPPVFVYTWPHPNSQMDKFLAIFDAVLTPFLNPVVYTFRNKEMKAAIKRVCKQLVIYKKIS